In the Quercus lobata isolate SW786 chromosome 5, ValleyOak3.0 Primary Assembly, whole genome shotgun sequence genome, one interval contains:
- the LOC115992376 gene encoding cationic amino acid transporter 1-like — MGEYRGDESVRRRGCSCAKDDFLPDESFRSWGNYLRALKDTPHRLKDRVLTRSSDETELVDVKAQSQHEMKKSLTWWDLMWFGIGAVIGAGIFVLTGLEAREHAGPAVVLSYVISGVSALLSVFCYTEFGVEIPSAGGSFAYLRVELGDFMAFIAAGNILLEYVIGGAAVARSWTSYFATLLNHHPNDFRIVAHGLSPDYRYLDPIAIVVLAIICLMAVMSTKGSSIFNYIASIIHVAVIIFIIIAGLIKADAKNYSDFAPFGVRGIFQASAVLFFAYIGFDAVSTMAEETKNPGRDIPIGLVASMVIVTLAYCLLAMTLCLIQPYKDIDVDAPFSVAFEAAGWGWAKYIVAAGALKGMTTVLLVSAVGQARYLTHIARTHMMPPWLAIVNEKTGTPLNATVVMLAATAVIAFFTSLGILSNLLSISTLFIFMLVAIGLLVRRYYVSGVTTIANRIKFIVFLALILGSSIGTAIYWASSTDGWIGYTITLPIWLLSTFGLWLFVPQAREPKVWGVPLVPWLPSLSITVNIFLLGSIDKASFERFGIWTLVMIVYYFLFGLHASYDTAKEASSAKALIKNVEEGGA, encoded by the exons ATGGGAGAATACAGAGGAGACGAAAGTGTTCGGAGAAGAGGGTGCTCATGCGCAAAAGACGATTTTCTCCCTGATGAATCGTTTCGGAGCTGGGGAAATTATTTGAGGGCGTTGAAGGACACACCACATAGGCTGAAAGATCGAGTGCTGACTCGGTCGTCGGACGAGACGGAGCTAGTGGACGTGAAGGCACAGAGCCAGCACGAGATGAAGAAGTCGCTGACGTGGTGGGACCTAATGTGGTTCGGTATAGGAGCTGTGATTGGAGCTGGTATCTTCGTCCTCACAGGGCTTGAGGCTCGAGAACATGCAGGACCTGCGGTTGTATTGTCCTACGTCATTTCGGGGGTCTCTGCATTGCTCTCTGTTTTTTGCTACACAGAATTCGGCGTTGAGATCCCAAGTGCAG GTGGATCATTTGCCTATTTAAGAGTAGAGCTGGGTGATTTTATGGCCTTCATTGCTGCCGGAAACATCCTACTCGAGTACGTGATTGGTGGAGCAGCCGTTGCCCGTTCTTGGACATCCTACTTTGCCACACTATTGAACCACCATCCAAATGATTTCCGCATTGTAGCCCATGGTTTATCGCCAGACTATAGATACCTGGACCCCATTGCCATTGTTGTCTTGGCTATCATTTGTCTTATGGCTGTTATGAGCACAAAGGGCTCCTCAATTTTCAATTACATTGCTTCCATCATCCATGTTGCTGTcattatcttcatcatcattgcAGGCCTTATAAAAGCTGACGCCAAAAATTACAGCGATTTTGCACCATTTGGCGTCCGTGGCATCTTTCAAGCATCAGCTGTGCTTTTCTTTGCCTATATTGGATTTGATGCTGTCTCAACCATGGCTGAGGAAACAAAGAATCCCGGTCGGGACATTCCTATTGGTCTTGTTGCCTCAATGGTGATTGTTACATTGGCATATTGTTTACTAGCCATGACACTATGCCTAATCCAACCATACAAAGATATTGACGTAGATGCACCATTTTCTGTGGCATTTGAAGCCGCAGGCTGGGGATGGGCTAAGTACATAGTTGCTGCTGGTGCATTGAAGGGAATGACAACTGTTTTGCTTGTATCAGCAGTGGGTCAAGCTCGATATCTCACACATATTGCACGTACACACATGATGCCCCCATGGCTCGCCATTGTGAATGAGAAAACTGGGACTCCTCTCAATGCCACAGTGGTCATGCTTGCAGCCACTGCAGTAATTGCCTTCTTCACTTCACTTGGGATTCTCTCAAACTTGCTCTCAATCTCCACATTGTTTATCTTCATGCTTGTGGCTATTGGCCTTCTTGTGCGTCGATACTATGTTAGTGGGGTTACAACAATAGCAAACCGTATCAAGTTCATTGTGTTTCTTGCCCTTATTCTTGGATCTTCAATTGGCACTGCTATTTATTGGGCCTCATCTACTGATGGTTGGATTGGGTATACAATAACTCTACCAATTTGGCTCTTGTCAACTTTCGGGCTTTGGCTTTTTGTTCCACAGGCTAGGGAACCAAAAGTTTGGGGTGTACCTTTGGTACCTTGGCTGCCATCATTATCAATTACCGTCAACATTTTCCTTCTTGGTTCTATAGATAAAGCATCGTTCGAAAGGTTCGGGATATGGACTCTAGTAATGATTGTTTACTATTTCCTTTTTGGATTACATGCATCCTATGACACAGCCAAGGAAGCTAGCAGTGCCAAAGCATTAATTAAAAATGTTGAAGAGGGGGGAGCGTGA